From Chitinivorax sp. B:
ACTGTATCCCAGCGACGGCGACGACGCAGAAACATTGTTCAAGAATGCAGAAGCGGCTTTGAAGCAGGCCAAGGCATCCAATGAACGATATTCCTACTATTCTCCAGAACTGAATGCGCGCATGGCGGAAAAATTCGAGCTGGAAAGCCTGCTGCGCAAGGCATTGGAACAAAAACAGTTTGTCCTGTATTACCAGGCCAAGGTGGATTTGGCCAGCGGCCGTATTGCTGGGGCCGAAGCACTGATCCGTTGGGTCCATCCGGAACGGGGAATGGTACCACCGAGCGACTTCATCCCGCTGGCGGAAGAAACGGGACTGATTGTGCCCATTGGCAGTTGGGTGATCCAGTCAGTGTGCGAACAGCAGGCTGAGTGGCGGGCACAACAGGTTCGGACCGTGCCAATCGCGCTGAACCTGTCCGCCTTGCAATTCCGTAAGGGGGATGTGCAGGAGTCGGTACAGGAAGCTTTGTCATCCTATGGACTGGCTCCCAATTTCGTCGAGTTGGAATTGACGGAAACGTTGGTGATGCAAAATCTGGTGGAAGCTGAACGAACCATGCAGGCGTTCACGCAATGCGGTTTGCATCTGTCGTTGGATGATTTCGGCACGGGCTATTCGTCACTGGCTTACTTGAAGCGCTTCCCGTTTGATACGGTGAAGATCGACCGGACATTTGTCTCGGACATTACGACTGATTCAGAGGATGCCGCAATTGCCAGCGCGATTATCTCCATGGCTCACAATTTGCAAATGCATGTGATTGCGGAAGGTGTGGAGACGAACGAGCAGTTACGGTTTCTGCGGGCCAAGGGGTGTGATCAGATTCAAGGGTATTATTTCAGCCGCCCAGTTCCAGCAGCGGAATTTGAATCGATGTTACGCAACGATAAACATCTGGAACTGGAACCTGATTCAGTAACAGATGCGGAATGGTTACTACCGTTGACCAGCAAGGGGACCAGTTCATCGCCCGCATCATGGCATCATCGGTGACATGAAGGCAGAAGACATTGCGAATCGCCTATTTACCGTAGCATTTAAAACGGAGCTGTTTTCCCTGCTGGCGATACTTAGTCAAGACCGACCTGCCGCCACAATGTCCATTGGGATTCGCATGCTGTAATCATTGATTCCAGTCTTAGCCTGAGACGGCTTCCTTCCCATGTAGGGTTCAATTGATCATTGCAAGTCATGCTGCACGGGGCAGCTTAGTCAGTCCATAAAAAACCGCTCACGAATAAATTCGTGAGCGGTTTTGGGTGGAGCACACGCTGTTGTGATGGTGCAGCTTCGGGTTAGAACAAGTGTTCGCCAATCCAGAAGAAGAATGCAGCGATTGTTGCGCTGGCGGGGATGGTGAGGATCCATGCCCAAACGATGCCACCCGCAACGCCCCAGCGGACTGATGAGAATTTACGGGCTGCACCGACACCGACAATCGAGCCGGTGATGGTATGTGTGGTGGAGACCGGGATGCCCAATGCGGAGGCAAAGAAAAGCATCATTGCACCACCGGTTTCGGCACAGAATCCACCTACGGGTTTGAGTTTGGTGATCCGTTGACCCATGGTTTTGACGATTCGCCAGCCACCGAGCATGGTGCCCAAGGCAATCGTGAAATAGCAGGCAAACACAACCCACATGGGAACATCTTCCTGAGGGGTGGAGTAGCCAGCTGCAATCAATAACAACCAGATAATACCGATTGTTTTCTGCGCGTCATTGCCACCGTGCCCTAGGCTGTAAAGACCTGCCGATAGCAATTGCAGCCGACGGAACCAGTTATCTACCGCAAGCGGCGTCGCGCGGAAACAAATCCACGACACCAGTACCATCAAAATGGCGCCTAGAAAGAAGCCCAAGATCGGGGAGATGAAAATGAATGCAACGGTTTTGCCAATGCCTGCCCAGATCAGCGAATCAGGTCCGGACTTGGCGAGCCCGGCACCAACGAGGCCACCAATCAATGCATGGGACGATGATGAGGGGATGCCGAAATACCAAGTGATGATGTTCCATGCAATGGCCCCGACCAATGCGCCGAAGATGACATACTGATCGACAATGCCAGGATCAATAGTGCCCTTGCCGATGGTGGTGGCCACCTTCAGATGGAAGATGAATAGCGCGATAAAGTTGAACGCGGCAGCCCAAAGCACGGCGTGCTGGGGTTTCAGTACCCCGGTTGACACGATGGTGGCGATGGAGTTGGCTGCATCGTGGAAGCCGTTCATGAAGTCGAATGCCAGTGCAAGCACCACTAACATGACGACAACACTGAGGCTGATTTCCATTCCTGTCATGAGTACCTCAAGCGTTCTCGAGCACGATGGCTTCAAGCGTGTTGGCAACTGACATACAACGATCTGTGATTGATTCAAGCAGTTCGTAAACAGCCTTCAATTTGATCAGTTCGCGTACGTCCTGCTCTTCACGGAACAGGCGTGATACAGCACCGCGCATGATCCGATCGGCGTCGCTTTCCAGCTTGTCGATATCTTTGCAGGTTTTCAGGATATCCTGAGCATGCTCGCCAGGGTCTTTGATGAGGTTGACTGCGGAACGAACGCGTTCGATTGCTGACAAACTGATTTCCGCGAGCTGTTTCATCTCTGGTGTAGCACGGCGGACGTCATACATGGTCAGGGTCTGCGCAATGCTATGGATGACATCGATGATGTCATCCATCGAGCTGATCAGTTGGTGGATTTCATCACGATCCAGTGGCGTGATAAAGGTTTTGTTCAGCAGGATGATCGTATCATGTGTCAGGGTGTCAGCTTTGAATTCGGCTGATTCAATAGTTTGGACGTGTTCTTCAATTGCACGGGCGTCGCCGCCCAGTTGGTCCATAAGGGTGACCAGCTTCTGGGCGGAGAGGACGATTTGGTCCGCGTGTGCATTGAAGAATTCGAAGAATTTGCCTTCTTGAGGCATGAAGCGAGCGAACATGGGCTTCCCTGATCGTTGCAAAAAATATTGTATTTTAGCGTGTTGAGCGCCCCGAGATAAGGGCATGGCAGAAAAATGAAAAACGGGGCGGTGATCGCCCCGTCATAAAGCCTTGTCTGGATTGGTCTAGAGACCTGCTGCTGCGCGAAGCGCTTCGGCTTTGTCTGTTCGCTCCCAAGAGAAATCCGGCTCTTCGCGGCCAAAATGGCCGTATGCGGCAGTTCGGGTATAGACCGGGCGCAATAGATCCAGCATTTGCACGATTCCTTTGGGACGCAAGTCAAAGTGGGTCTTGATCAATTCCACAATTTGCTCGTTGCTGAGCTTGGATGTGCCCCAGGTATCCACCATGATGGAAACAGGCTTCGAAATACCGATCGCGTAGCTCACCTGAACCAGACACTGTTTGGCAATGCCCGCTGCAACGATATTTTTGGCTACATAGCGACCTGCATAGGCGGCAGACCGATCTACCTTGGAAGGGTCCTTGCCAGAGAAAGCACCGCCACCATGAGGCGCTGCACCACCATAGGTATCAACGATGATCTTGCGGCCGGTCAAGCCACAATCGCCCATTGGGCCGCCAATGACGAATCGACCTGTGGGGTTGATCAGGAAACGCGTGCCCTTCAGCCATTCCGATGGAATCACGGGTTTGATGATTTCCTCGATGACGGCTTCCGTAAGCTGTGCATGTGAGACATCTGGGTGGTGCTGGGTGGAAATCACCACTGTATCAACTTCTTGAACCTTGCCACTGGCTTGGTCGTAACGAATCGTGACCTGAGATTTAGCATCCGGGCGTAACCAAGGCAAACGGCCATCTTTGCGCAGTTCCGCCTGGCGCTGCATCAGCCGATGTGAATAATAAATTGGTGCAGGCATCAACTGTGGCGTTTCGTCACAGGCATAGCCGAACATCAGGCCCTGGTCCCCGGCACCTTGGTCCAAATCAAGGCCTCGGCCTTCGTCAACCCCTTGGGCGATGTCTGGGGATTGCTTGTCATATGCAACCAATACCGCGCAGGTTTTGTAGTCGAAGCCAATATCGGAATGGTCATATCCAATACGCTTGATTGTGTCGCGAGCGATCTGGATGTAATCAATGTTGGCAGTTGTAGTAATCTCGCCAGCCAATACTACCAAACCAGTATTGACCAGGGTTTCTGCCGCAACACGGGCATATTTGTCCTCGGCCAGAATTGCGTCGAGGATGGAATCCGAAATTTGATCAGCTACCTTGTCCGGATGACCTTCAGACACCGATTCGGACGTAAACAGGAATGTATCGCTCATAATTGTCGTATCGCTCACTGTGTAAGGTTGCAGTTAGAATAGTCGCTTTCGAGTGTATCACAAGCCGCAATGCTCAACAGTCTTCTGGTTGCAATCGCAAGCCTGCCTTTGTTTTTGTTCCATGGAATAGGCAGTGTCATTGGCCGTCTGATTTATGCTTTTTCTCAACGCTTTGCCAACATATTGAGAGCCAATCTGGCTGCAAGCAGACTGGATGTCTCCCCGTGGAAAATTGCGGGGGAAATTGGTAAGGGGGCGATGGAATTACTGGTTGCATGGGGTCGATCACCTGCCGGTGTGGCGCGTCTGGTCAAGCGTTGTGACGGGTGGGAGCATGTTGAAGCTGCGTTGTCTGCTAAGCAAGGGATTGTTTTTGTGACTCCCCATCTTGGTGGATTCGATATTGCTGGCCGTTACTTAAGTTCGCGTTTGCCATCTCCATTGACTGCCATGTATCGCCCGCCCAAGCTCAAATGGCTGGAGCCCCTGATGAATGCTGGTCGCGTACGGGGCAATGGTAAGACAGCACCTGCTACATCGGCAGGGGTAAGGCAACTGTTCAAAACACTCAGATTGGGTGAACCGGTGATCATTTTGCCTGATCAGGCTCCAGGAGAAGGTGGTGGTGTCTGGGCGCCGTTTTTCGGTAGGCCCGCTTACACTATGACCCTGTTGGCCCGTTTGGCGTTGTCATCCAATGCCAAGGTGTTGATGTTTTATGGCGAGCGTTTGTCGCTGGGCCGTGGTTACGCAGTGCATATCGAACCATTGTCGACAGCTTTTACTGGGGATGCAGTGGTAGATGCGACCTTGCTCAACCAGGCGGTGGAACAATTGATTGCACGGTGTCCGAGCCAGTATTTATGGAGTTATAACCGCTATAAAGTACCTGCGGGTGTGGTAGCGCCGACCGGAGTCATGTCGTGATGCGTGTGTGGATGGTGTTGTGGCGTTTGGTCAGTTATTTACCTACGCCGATTATTGGCATACTGGGTTATGGTTTAGGCTGGTTGTTGTTTTGGGTGGGCAAGAAAACCACCCTACGTAATCTTGAGTTGTGCTTTCCTGATTGGACGCCTGCCGAGCGACGACGTGTTGGGCAGCGTCATTTCATGCGCTTGACCCGGGCTGCTTTAGAGCTGGCTTTGCACGTATGGCAACCCAAGCAACGCATATTGAAAATGGTGAAGATAAACGGCTGGGAACACCTGCAGCAGTGTCTTGGGCAACCCGTGATAATGCTCAACCCGCATTTTGTCGGCTTGAACAACGGCTCTGCGGCGATTGGGGAGCGGCTGAGTGAGTCAATGACACTGTATAGCCGCAACAAAAACCCGACTGTCGAGGCGTTTCTGTATCAGGCACGACATCGGTTCGGTCAGCCAATGCTGTTTGCACGACAAGATGGCTTGCGTGCGATCGTCAAGCATTTGAAACGTGGCGTGCCGTTTTTTTATCTGCCGGATATGGATTTCAATTCAAAGGATGCCCTGTTCGTACCATTCTTTGGTGTTCCTGCATCGACTTTGACCATGCCAAGCCGGTTGGCGGCAATGGCAGGTGCCAAGGTTGTGCCGGTGGTGACAAGGCAGTTGTCGATCTGGCAGGGGTATGAAGTGACTTTCTATCCTGCCTGGATGCATTTCCCAAGCGAAGATCCGGAACAGGATGCACGTAACATCAACGACTGGCTGGAACAACGTGTACTGGAAATGCCAGACCAGTATTATTGGGTACATAAACGCTTTGGACGTCGTCCGCCGGGCGAGAAAAACCTCTACAAATGAGCATTTCTTCCAATTACCTTGATCGCTTGGCTGTTATCCATCGGCAATTGGGAATTGCGCCGGACTATGCCGCAACCCGCCAGTTAATCCCACAACAGGAAGCGACTTTGTTGACGCCAGTAGGGCTGGATACATATGACCGCGATGCTTTTTTGATTCCGGCAGCGGCTAACGCGTGGCTTAGTATGCAGGCGGCGGCAGTGGCGGAAGGTATCGTGTTGGAGCTGGTGTCCGCTTTTCGCAGCGTGGCGTATCAACAAGGATTGATTGCGCGCAAGATGGCTAAAGGGTTATCGATGGATGACATTCTGCTTGCCAGTGCCGCACCTGGTTTCAGCGAACACCATACAGGGAGGGCGGTGGATGTGACGACTCCTAATGTTGATGTGCTGGAAGAGATTTTCGAAACCACCCAGGCTTTTGCTTGGTTGATAGCACATGCTGCTGAGTATGGATTTCACATGAGTTTTCCGCGTGCCAATCCGCACGGTATATCGTATGAACCTTGGCATTGGGCATTCGCTGAAGTTGGACAGGATCGGGTGGTATGAGAGTTGCGTTGGTCCTGTTGTGGCTGTTCCAGTACTTACCGTTGTCCTGGCAGGCATCAATCGGTAATGGTTTGGGTTGGCTGGCTTACTATCTGGCGAAAAGCCGGGTCAACGTGGCGCGTACCAATTTACGTCTGTGCTTCCCTGATTTATCAGATTCAGCGCGTGAAAAGCTGATCAAGCAGCATTTGCAAAGTTTCATACGTGGTGCGCTGGAGCATGCATTGCTATGGTGGGCACCCGAATCAAGACTCAGGCAATTGATGAAAGTAGAGGGCTGGTATGAGCTGGAGAGCCGAATCGGACAACCCATCATCTTGTTTGCACCACACTTTATGGGCCTGGACCATGGTGGCATTCGGGTAGCAATGGATGCCAAGGTTTGCTCGATGTACTCGCAGCAGAAAAATCCCCAGGTGACCGAGCTGTTGTTAAAAGCCCGCAAGCGTTTTGGTAATGCAGTGTTGCTGTCACGTCAGGACGGTATCCGTGGCCTGGTTCGAGCGGTCAAGCGTGATACTTTGCCTTTCTACTATCTACCTGATCAGGACTTTGGGCGTGAAGATGCCGTATTCGCGCCATTCTTTGGGGTGCCGGCAGCCACGATCACGGGTTTGTCCCGCATTGCCAAATTGACAGGGGCGGTGGTGATCCCGGTGGTGACACGTCAATGTCCAGGAGGGGAGGGGTACATCACCCGGTTCTATCCTCCCTTGGCGGATTTTCCCAGTCATGATGTGTTGCAGGACACGCAACGAATGAACGAATTCATCGAGGCGAGGGTCAAGGAGATGCCGGCGCAATATTTCTGGACTCACAAGCGCTTCAAAACCCGGCCGGAAGGCGAACCGTCGTTGTACTGAAAGGATGAGCAAGATGCAGTTCACCAATCCAGACGATCTTGCCATTCGTGATTTTCTGCAACGTATTCGACGGATTGCTGTGCTGGGACTTTCACCCAATCAACACCGGCCAAGCTACCACGTATCGGCACATATGCAACGTTTTGGGTATGACATCGTCCCGGTTCGCCCTGGTGTGGCATCGGTACTGGGGCAGCCGGCCTATGCTCACCTGCAGGATGTACCTGGTCGGGTTGAGCTGGTGAATGTTTTTCGTAATGCCAATGAGTTGGACACCATTGTTGAAAATTGCATTTCGCTTGGTATGCCGGCAATCTGGATTCAGCAAGGTATCATCAATGAAGCAGCGGCCTGCCGGGCTCGCGATGCCGGCCTGTTTGTGGTGATGGATCGTTGTATTTACATCGACTATCTTCACCTGTGTTTGTAAATCGGTTTGGGACACACCATGGTTCGTCACATTGTCATGTGGAAACTGAAAGATCATGCAGAAGGTGCTGATCGTGCAAGTAATGCACAAAAGATAAAAGATTTGTTGGAAGGGTTACGTGGGCAAATACCCGGCCTATTGCATATTGAGATTGGTATCGATTTTTCAGCGACGCATCAGTCGGCTGATGTCGTACTGTTCAGCGAATTTGTAAGTCGTGCCGCACTGGATGCCTATCACCAGCATCCAGCCCATGTGGCCACAAAGGACTTTATCGGTGCTGTGCGCGAAAGTCGGACGGTAGCAGATTACGAGGTATAGACCAGCGATGGGCAAAACACTGCGTTTTACCAAGATGCAAGGCTTGGGCAATGATTTCATGGTGGTGGATGGTATTCATCAGCCATTTACTTTCTCTGCAGAACAAATTGGTTGTTGGGGCGATCGTCGTTTTGGCATCGGTTTTGATCAGTTGCTGCTGGTTGAGCCTGCCCAGACGCCAATGGCTGATTTTCGTTATCGCATTTTCAATTGTGACGGCACGGAAGTGGAGCAGTGTGGCAATGGTGCCCGTTGCTTTGCCCGCTTTGTTTATGACAAGGGTTTTACCACAAAGCGCGAAATCCAGGTGGAAACGGCCAAGGGCGTGATCATGCCACGACTGGAGGATAATGGTAGTGTGACGGTCAACATGGGGGCGCCTCGCTTTCAGCCGGATCAGATTCCCTTCATTGCGGATGCGGATTCAGTCATTCATGTATTGGCAGTGGCGGATACCCACTATGATGTGAGTGTGGTTTCAATGGGCAACCCACATGCAGTTCAGGTCGTCCCAAATGTTGATCAGTTTCCGGTGGAAAAAATCGGTCCGTTGATCGAATGCCATCCGCGCTTTCCACAAAAGGTCAATGCGGGCTTCATGCAAATCGTTGATCGTGGTCGGGTTCGGTTACGGGTTTTCGAACGTGCGGCTGGTGAAACATTGGCATGTGGCACAGGTGCATGTGCAGCAGTGGTGGCGGGTATTCGTCGAGGCTTATTGGATGCCACGGTGCGAGTCGATACACGTGGCGGCATGCTGAGTATCAGTTGGCAAGGGGAGGGCAGTCCGGTAATGATGACCGGCCCTGCTGTGACTGTGTTTGAAGGTGAAATCACATTATGAGTGTCGACAAAATGGCAGAGCAGACCATGGAAGCCAACGCCGTTGTAAGTTATCTGAAATCTCATCCTGAGTTTTTCGAGATCTATGCCGATGTACTGGCAGATATTTTCATTCCACATCCGCACGGTGGCCATGCTATCTCGATTACCGAACGACAGATACTCACGCTGCGGGAAAAAAGCCGGTTGCTTGAAGTCAAACTAGCTGAATTGCTGCAATTTGGTGAAGAAAACGACGGTATCAGCGAGAAGGTACATCGTCTTGCGTTGACGTTGCTGGCCGCGCGGGATGCCACCGAGGCAATCAATGGATTCGTTTACAATCTGTTGGAAGATTTCTCGGTACCACATGTGGGGTTGCGTGTTTGGGGAATTGACGGTGCAGACCCCGCCCAGTCTGAATTTGCACCAGTTTCCGATAGCCTGAAAGCCCTGGCGGAGAATTTGACTGAGCCCTATTGTGGCCCACATGTGTTAGATGAAGTGCAAGCTTGGTTCGGCGAGGCCAGCCCAAGATTGCGCAGTTTTGCCCAAGTGCAGTTGGTCACGGATAGAACGGCAGGCCTGTTGGTATTGGCCAGTGAAGATCCGCAACGCTTTTATCCAGAAATGGGGACGCTTTATCTCAAGCGTGTTGGTGAATTGCTGTCGGCTGTATTGTTACGGACGATACCGCTGGGTAAAAAGGTTGACTAGATGAGTCAGCATGAACCGGATGCAGTTACTGTAAAAAGCCAATTTCGTCCAATGCCGGTGGGTGGGGTGGCGCAAACGGATGCTTATTTGTCCTGGATTCGTGATGAGCGGAAGTTGAGCGACCATACTTGGCAGGCATACCGGCGCGAT
This genomic window contains:
- a CDS encoding M15 family metallopeptidase — its product is MSISSNYLDRLAVIHRQLGIAPDYAATRQLIPQQEATLLTPVGLDTYDRDAFLIPAAANAWLSMQAAAVAEGIVLELVSAFRSVAYQQGLIARKMAKGLSMDDILLASAAPGFSEHHTGRAVDVTTPNVDVLEEIFETTQAFAWLIAHAAEYGFHMSFPRANPHGISYEPWHWAFAEVGQDRVV
- a CDS encoding lipid A biosynthesis acyltransferase, with the translated sequence MRVWMVLWRLVSYLPTPIIGILGYGLGWLLFWVGKKTTLRNLELCFPDWTPAERRRVGQRHFMRLTRAALELALHVWQPKQRILKMVKINGWEHLQQCLGQPVIMLNPHFVGLNNGSAAIGERLSESMTLYSRNKNPTVEAFLYQARHRFGQPMLFARQDGLRAIVKHLKRGVPFFYLPDMDFNSKDALFVPFFGVPASTLTMPSRLAAMAGAKVVPVVTRQLSIWQGYEVTFYPAWMHFPSEDPEQDARNINDWLEQRVLEMPDQYYWVHKRFGRRPPGEKNLYK
- a CDS encoding lysophospholipid acyltransferase family protein, with product MLNSLLVAIASLPLFLFHGIGSVIGRLIYAFSQRFANILRANLAASRLDVSPWKIAGEIGKGAMELLVAWGRSPAGVARLVKRCDGWEHVEAALSAKQGIVFVTPHLGGFDIAGRYLSSRLPSPLTAMYRPPKLKWLEPLMNAGRVRGNGKTAPATSAGVRQLFKTLRLGEPVIILPDQAPGEGGGVWAPFFGRPAYTMTLLARLALSSNAKVLMFYGERLSLGRGYAVHIEPLSTAFTGDAVVDATLLNQAVEQLIARCPSQYLWSYNRYKVPAGVVAPTGVMS
- a CDS encoding DUF47 domain-containing protein, translating into MFARFMPQEGKFFEFFNAHADQIVLSAQKLVTLMDQLGGDARAIEEHVQTIESAEFKADTLTHDTIILLNKTFITPLDRDEIHQLISSMDDIIDVIHSIAQTLTMYDVRRATPEMKQLAEISLSAIERVRSAVNLIKDPGEHAQDILKTCKDIDKLESDADRIMRGAVSRLFREEQDVRELIKLKAVYELLESITDRCMSVANTLEAIVLENA
- a CDS encoding Dabb family protein — protein: MVRHIVMWKLKDHAEGADRASNAQKIKDLLEGLRGQIPGLLHIEIGIDFSATHQSADVVLFSEFVSRAALDAYHQHPAHVATKDFIGAVRESRTVADYEV
- a CDS encoding lipid A biosynthesis acyltransferase, whose protein sequence is MRVALVLLWLFQYLPLSWQASIGNGLGWLAYYLAKSRVNVARTNLRLCFPDLSDSAREKLIKQHLQSFIRGALEHALLWWAPESRLRQLMKVEGWYELESRIGQPIILFAPHFMGLDHGGIRVAMDAKVCSMYSQQKNPQVTELLLKARKRFGNAVLLSRQDGIRGLVRAVKRDTLPFYYLPDQDFGREDAVFAPFFGVPAATITGLSRIAKLTGAVVIPVVTRQCPGGEGYITRFYPPLADFPSHDVLQDTQRMNEFIEARVKEMPAQYFWTHKRFKTRPEGEPSLY
- the dapF gene encoding diaminopimelate epimerase, encoding MGKTLRFTKMQGLGNDFMVVDGIHQPFTFSAEQIGCWGDRRFGIGFDQLLLVEPAQTPMADFRYRIFNCDGTEVEQCGNGARCFARFVYDKGFTTKREIQVETAKGVIMPRLEDNGSVTVNMGAPRFQPDQIPFIADADSVIHVLAVADTHYDVSVVSMGNPHAVQVVPNVDQFPVEKIGPLIECHPRFPQKVNAGFMQIVDRGRVRLRVFERAAGETLACGTGACAAVVAGIRRGLLDATVRVDTRGGMLSISWQGEGSPVMMTGPAVTVFEGEITL
- a CDS encoding DUF484 family protein, whose amino-acid sequence is MSVDKMAEQTMEANAVVSYLKSHPEFFEIYADVLADIFIPHPHGGHAISITERQILTLREKSRLLEVKLAELLQFGEENDGISEKVHRLALTLLAARDATEAINGFVYNLLEDFSVPHVGLRVWGIDGADPAQSEFAPVSDSLKALAENLTEPYCGPHVLDEVQAWFGEASPRLRSFAQVQLVTDRTAGLLVLASEDPQRFYPEMGTLYLKRVGELLSAVLLRTIPLGKKVD
- a CDS encoding CoA-binding protein; this translates as MQFTNPDDLAIRDFLQRIRRIAVLGLSPNQHRPSYHVSAHMQRFGYDIVPVRPGVASVLGQPAYAHLQDVPGRVELVNVFRNANELDTIVENCISLGMPAIWIQQGIINEAAACRARDAGLFVVMDRCIYIDYLHLCL
- a CDS encoding inorganic phosphate transporter, giving the protein MTGMEISLSVVVMLVVLALAFDFMNGFHDAANSIATIVSTGVLKPQHAVLWAAAFNFIALFIFHLKVATTIGKGTIDPGIVDQYVIFGALVGAIAWNIITWYFGIPSSSSHALIGGLVGAGLAKSGPDSLIWAGIGKTVAFIFISPILGFFLGAILMVLVSWICFRATPLAVDNWFRRLQLLSAGLYSLGHGGNDAQKTIGIIWLLLIAAGYSTPQEDVPMWVVFACYFTIALGTMLGGWRIVKTMGQRITKLKPVGGFCAETGGAMMLFFASALGIPVSTTHTITGSIVGVGAARKFSSVRWGVAGGIVWAWILTIPASATIAAFFFWIGEHLF
- the metK gene encoding methionine adenosyltransferase, which encodes MSDTFLFTSESVSEGHPDKVADQISDSILDAILAEDKYARVAAETLVNTGLVVLAGEITTTANIDYIQIARDTIKRIGYDHSDIGFDYKTCAVLVAYDKQSPDIAQGVDEGRGLDLDQGAGDQGLMFGYACDETPQLMPAPIYYSHRLMQRQAELRKDGRLPWLRPDAKSQVTIRYDQASGKVQEVDTVVISTQHHPDVSHAQLTEAVIEEIIKPVIPSEWLKGTRFLINPTGRFVIGGPMGDCGLTGRKIIVDTYGGAAPHGGGAFSGKDPSKVDRSAAYAGRYVAKNIVAAGIAKQCLVQVSYAIGISKPVSIMVDTWGTSKLSNEQIVELIKTHFDLRPKGIVQMLDLLRPVYTRTAAYGHFGREEPDFSWERTDKAEALRAAAGL